TCTGTACCGTTTTGGGTGGAATGTCTTTTGGaatttgaaatgtgtaaaacacaTTGATGTCACActcagaataaactgtaagaactTTCCAGTATCATAAAAAAATCTCTGTCCTCAGCAGATCATGGTAAATATCATATCTGCTTCAGTGAACATCTGGATGCAGTCTCACAGATCCACGAGCAGAGCAGCCGACAGCTTTTTACTTTGACTCACCGTCAGCTCAAACTCGTCATCTTCATTTCTGGCCACAAACGGCCACCAGCCCTTGATCCTCTTCTGTTTGAAGATGGAGACACAGGGCATCTCCCCCTCGTTTGTCACCATCTCAATAGTGCACTGCTTGGGAGTCTTTGCACCGCGTGGGAAACGGTTCAGGTCCAACTCAATAGCACCTGCGAAGACAGATTATTCAACTTAGATAAATGTAAGAGACGTCTTCTCAGTTAACAAAGAAGAGGATCTGATGAgtataattgtaaaatatactaacatacatatatatttggttgtagaGAGTATTCTTTGTGGTATCTGTTCAACAAAACTCTGAGCGTAGCATCAGTTTTGATTCTGTGGCGTTAACAGGGATTCAGGAAGCAAAAAGGTTATTTTAAACGATTGTCTGCCGTACCTAAGAAGTCATCTGCAGAGAAATGGTCGGCGTCCCACACTTGCAAGTTAAGACGAGCTGGAATCTTGTACTCGGTCTCGTCCCAGGCAAACATGGACTCTTTCTTTGAGATGACGATCTTCTCTTCAGCCATGAGGTAGTCAAAGGGGTAGACGAAGCGCCAGTTGAAATTGCCCTCCCCGGTGATGGAGTGGTAGTGGACGTCAGTGTCCTGCTTGTCCTCCTGCTGCCCTTTCAGCCAACTGTTGAAAGGGAACGGAGAGCGATGAATTCACAATGTTGAACAAataaagtgttgtttttctatCATATATAAAGAAaggaagataaaagaaaatttgaaaaacatCAACTTATCAAACCCATAATTACCCTCGCACAAATATGTCACTGGATTTCTCGCCAGTAAAGATGTCGTCGTCCTCTAGAACGACTTCATCTGTGTTCCAGATGATCACCCTCAGTTCAAACCTGGACATGAGCAAACATCACCAGATACAGCACATgaccaaattaaacatttctggATGAATCCATCACATTCATTTACAAACAAGGTTCAAGCAAGAATTCACATTTTGGccaaaaaacaaattataaagAGTATTTGAGAAGAGGACGTACTTCTTCGGTTTCCTTGGTGAAATGTCAAGTGCTGGGCCTGGAGCAGTCATGTCTTTAGGAAACATGTCCACCCACATCTCAATCCGTCCCTAATTTCAGTTGAACCAGACAAAACTCATATATTATTCAAGAAAATACCATTAGATTAGAGATTGTACTGGTGTGTAGTTAGAATATATCAATGTACCTGTTCGATTCCCGGTTTGTCAGGATGGAGCAGGGGTCTTGTTTCCACGTGCTCAGGAGTGAGTTTGCATCCGGCCCGGGGCATATCCTCCCAGTGCTTCAACACGGTCAGAGCCAGGTGTTCATCCGTCTGCTTCTTCAAACCTGACGGACGGGATCAGGCACATGTTGATCAACTTTATCTTAAAGTGCTTTTGAAGGAGGTCAGTTTAATCGAGTGTGTGGGAAAACAACAGATACCGTTTTCATCCTCGATCTCAGTCTGGGCCATGAAGACACGGTTGTCCACCTTCACTCTTCCTCCGGGGCCATAGTGAGGCCCGTCCAGTTTCCCCTCCTTGCACAGCTTAGCCAGGATGTGGGTGGGTTTCAATGGGTCCCTCCAAACATTGTAACCATGACTACAGAAAAGATTGAAAGTACACGACACATAAATCTTTGTATAAACCAATGTAACTGCAGTATACTATATCCTGGGTTTAATACTGTTATATTTCTACAATCCTGTATTGCTCTGTGGCAGGAAGGTCCGTTTCGATTCTTACATGGCGTAGTTAGAAGTGATCCCACACGTGGCTCTGTGTTTGCTGTAGAAACGGTTCTCCAGGTCCAGTTTGGTTTCCCCGATCAGATCGTCGGTTCCAACCAGGTCCCAGTCGTAAATCGACACCGTGAGTGTGGAATCCATCGGGAATGTGGCCTCCACGTCAAAGGATCTGAGCGGATAAGAAACACAGGATTTGTTGAGTTTTCGTGCATAAATGTAACTTTGTGAAGTCATATAAATTGTTTTGCTtagtttatatatgtatataaatagatagaaaAATACAGCATATCCACTTACTTGCCAAACAAAGGGTTCAGCTGTTTGGAGATGTAGTTCTCCTTGTCTTTGATTTCTGTCTTTCCCAGTTTGATCGCGATGTACGGGTCAGCTTTCCCATTAATGTCAGCCGGGTGCAGATCAGTTGCCTTGAAAATAAGATGTTTTAAGCATGAATTAAAATACCAAAATAATCCTGTCTGCAGAATCTGATCTCTTCCTGTTGTATTTGGAAGAGAATTTAGACTAAAATACAGAATACGTACCCTGATGACATAGATGCGGACGAGGACGTTAATGGGGTCGTTGTGAGGAATGTTTTGAAACATTCCCATGTTGGGGTCGAAGTTCACGTCTCTGGACAGATCGTCCGACACTTTGTACATGCACAGTGAGCCCTGAGGGGGCAGAAACAAGTGAATGGTTCTATTGGGAAACCTGACCTGAAATGTTGCATCATAAACTTTGTATTCTACCCTAAACATTCTGATCTTACTTTGAATTTCCCAACAATTCTGTCCTCGTCTGTCACGTTCTGGTCATCTTCATCGCCGCCCTTTCCCCTGAACAGGTTGAAACTGTGGAGCCAGTCCTCGAAGTTGTCAAATTCACTTTCCAGCTCCTTTGGATAAACCTTttagtgaaaagaaaaacaaaacatgaaccTGACAATAAAACACCAATTCAAACAGGTGGAGGGAATTCAGATGAAAGGTAATTGTAACAGTGGCTAAAATGGGCTGCAATTGAATGTGTCACAATTATGTGGCCAAAACCAAATTGTCCTTTTTTAGTCCACATTATCATCTTGTCATGTGCAGGTAACAATtatattctttttcattttgatctGGACTTACTGTCATAGGTAATGTgttgactttattttattacctTCAGCTCGTCCAACTTTGGCTTTTTCTTCTCGAACGGGTCGAAggtcatcttcttcttctttccttttcccctCTTAGTGCCTTTCACAGGAGAGTCCTCGGGTTTGATATCTGAGGACAGGTCAGCaggaaggacagaggaggaatggtgcgggggggcggggggacGGGGTGAAGGAGCAGAGCACTCGAGATATGAATTCCACATGAAAGTTGACAAATACCAGCTGTTATTGTGTACAACCTGCGTGCCATTGAACTGTATACAGCTGCAGTATACAGTTCAGTGGCCATGCTGtgagaggacccccccccccccccccagctcatGAAAGATGAACACGTACTTAATGTGAAAAGCCAAGTTATATATTTACTACGTAAGCAGAAGAAATACTTCTCTATCATCGACTCTATCTAGTAACTGATAAGTGAGTTCAAGAATTGCCAGGAAGTAAGAAGAGTATTTAGAATCTTCACTCTTCACAATTTTGTAATTCAGCAAAATATTAAGACATCAATGATTTGGAAGTAACGCACATGAAAACAATTGTTAAGAATAACTTGAAGATGTTACTTTTCAAAGGGccggacacagacacacatacaactttgaaactgaataaaaaaagcCCTGAGACAGTTTTGTTTAAGGTCATCTGGTTTCACCTCCAGCATCTGTAATGTCCACGTCGTCTTTGTCCTCTGAATCTGACAGAGCTGCTTCCTGAGCCTTGAGAGCCTGTCGGAGCAGAAAGTCATCTCGTCACTGAGAAGTAAAACCAAACTGTAATAATACATTAATTTATGAGTTGGTCAATTGCTCGTGGTTAACATGGTGAAAGGGTCAACTCTCATTTTCTAAACGTAGTGGCCAAATTGTTTTATTGGCTAAACTCAACCGAGCTGTGACTGAAaactgtatttctttctttctttctgacaGAACTCCCTGAATACAAACTTGTCCCACAGAGTTTTTCTTACCTCCATCAAAGTCTCAATGGAGGCAAAATATTTGGACCACCAGTCCAACATGCTCTCGTCAAGCTCCTCCTCTTCGgcctcctctcccttcttcctcttcttcttcttcccctttCCATCCTTATCGTCGTCCTTTTTGTACAAAGAGCATCACACGTCTTATCGGTTAAACTTTTGGATTTTTGAAACCGTAAATAAAATAGTGTAGAAGCACCACAGCACTATTCTTACCTCAACTTTGACCACAGCATCAGAGCACTAGGTGGAAAAGCAGATTGCATAATGTCATGCAATAATATTGTTTTGCATTATAATCACAATCTGTATTTTTTAGtttcatttctatttatatAATGTTCTTTAAGTAGGATCATTAATTAAACTGGGTCTAGTTctttgaataaaagtaaaaaaataaacgtACAGAGTCGAGTTTGACCACAGTGTCCATCTTCTTAAAAGCCGGCTCAGATTCCATGCCGACAACAATAATTTCCTCTGAAAGATAAACGGGTGATGGGAAGTTAAACCCTCTCATTAcactgtaatgtaatgattACAGGGTAAACACATTCTTTGTCTTCATCATTTGTGGCTCTTTCATTTTTGTACCTGTTGTGTTTGAGGACCAGTTGTTGGCCTGTTTGTCCGTCGCCCTGTAGATGAACTTCCTCAGGCTGGTGACGGCGTTGGAGCCGACCAGCGTGTAGCGGCCAAAGGCCCTGCAGTCCACCACTCGGATGTTCAGTGGCGGGTGGAGCAGCTCATTCTCAGGCAAATCCTCACAAACAAAATCCAGAATTatatcaataaaaacagaatttacacatttacaggAATTTGTCAGGAGTACACTGGAggcatgttttctgtgttgaaGGTAAAAGTAGGAAATGGAGTAAACACTGATTAGAAACGAGTACTTTAAAGGATCACATACCACTTCAAACCACTTGACCAGGGTGCTGAAGTTGGGATTTTTCTTGTAGTTGGGGATGAGGGCCGACTGAACCCCCTTCCCGGCGCATTCAATGTCTACGCGAGGCCGATCCACCTGGGCCAGATTCACCCGTTTCAGGTCTCTCAAGCCCCAGAACAAAACCTGAAGCGTAGGGAGGTTCACCAATGTTCAAATTCAAGcctgaataattttttttacaccgtcatatttaacattttcaacttTTACCTCAATCCTGTACTTGCTGAGCACTGGTCTGATTCCCAGTGGTACAGGCAGCAGCGGACCACGGTCTATATCTGTAGGGCCTTCTATCGGAGGCAGGTCGGCTTTCCCATTGGGTCCAAGCTAAGAGACGGGACAGGAAAGCAACATGAAATTTATAGCAGTCACATAAGCACACAGCTCGAGGATGTCTGCTTTtcacacactgacctgcaggAGTTCAAAAGCTGCCAGCATTTCTCCAGCGGTGCAGTTCCCACGGTAGATCTGGTAGTACTCCAGCTGCGGAGGGAAGCGCGGGGGGCCATAGTGCTCGTCGGCCATCTTGACCACGGGCTTGGCAAAGGTTCTGCCCATGAAGTCCGCTTTGCCCTGCAAACACATGACAGATAAAACCTCAAATGTCCACAGCATAAACCTGAAATGTGGTTAGAATTTTGAAAGAAGGGTCTTTTTgaaaaaattattaataatataattatgtgATTTTTACCATCAGCATGAAGAAACATGGCTTGAGATGCACATGTTTCAACAACAGATACAGAAGCGCTGAGggtaaaaaagacaaaaacaacaaaaaagacaaaagcccTGAAATAACCAGTGAACTGCAAAACAGACATATTGCTATAATAACAAAAAGATCACTGAATCATTAATGAATCTTCCTGAAAAGATAATATTAAATCTCTCTTGCAGTTAGTGGTTGTAAAGAGTCAAAATTCTCCATTGGCCACatacaaaaaaagcacaaaaatgtGATGTAAAGGAATGCATCAGGTATAAGTTCCTCATCCTCGAGGACTGTGGAGACTTAGTTCATTGATATATGTCTTATTCCTCTTGCATGCCTTTCAACACTATTTATTCTGCACACATATCAGTGTTTCTACAGAACATCAGAAGCATCAGAATCCACACTCTACTTATCCATCATCCAAAACAATGGTGTAATTGACAGgagcaaatataaaatatcagtcAGCAAAAGCATTTTATCAGCACGACAGAAACACAAGTGTTGCATGTCAGGATTTATTACTTCTAACAGAAGAACATGATATTAAAGTCATATCACAACCTGGTTTTTGTGACATGTTTAGTCTGACATTTCAACTGAAAAACAGGCATAATGTTAAATTATCAGGTGACAGAGATGCTGGAAGTCAGTCAGAGTTGGGGGGGCTGAGAGACGGTCTATATAAACAGCAACAGGCAGCCAACTTGGCTTTAGGCCAGTTATAGAAATCACAGATTGTTTCATGAGACATATCTAACCCAGTGTCCAGTAAAATCCATGATACTTTCAGCTAACAGCTAACGTTCTCTACAATACGTTAAAATATGTGCATcagatataaaaatacacagaaaatacactgaatgctccaaaataaaaccaaatattattttgaaaagcaagTGTTATGCTGATAACTTTGAtacttttaaaaagttgatctagaaaatgagtttcaattcattttttgcaTTGCAGTTACAGCCTCTCGCCTGTGGGAGTGCTGCAGTTCTCGGACGAAGATGGACGAGCACAACAAGACTGTTGCTAAACGGAAACTCAACCTGTTTGTTCACGTTAATTCAAACAGAGACTATTTCAAAACAAATCTTACCACTGTGTCTTGATCATAGATTTCAATGACGATGATGGGGGGGTCGTCTCTCAGCTCATTGGCTTCTCCGAACAACTCCACGTTCTCAAAGACCAGCAGCTGGTCCCACGTGGGGCAGAGAGTTTCAGGCAACACCTGGAGAGAAAACGGACGATGGCGGTGATGTTGAATCTGCTATAGAACCGATCATATTTTAGGTGACTGGGAGGAGTTGGTGCCTACCTCGGTGACCTGACTTTGCGTGGAGAAGAAGACTCTCGCAAAGGGATCAGACAGACCTGTGCTGTCAGCAGCAAACAGGCTGCGAGCTTGGTACATGTGGACCCTCAGCTGGAAGATTTGCTTCACTGTGGAGGCGTGCAGAAATTCATCaatgagaaaagaaatcacacatCGATGCACATTCCAAAGACATTGGTagatatttttgtttgaattatCTCCATAATGTTTATATCCTTAATCGTTAATGTGAGAGATACTGAATTGGTTGATGGTCTTACTCATGTAGGTGAGGCTAATGGGAGGTGAGCACGGCATGCCGGGTCCTTTGGACAACTTGTTCTCCTCAAATCCATTGGGGAGGCCACTCAGGTAGTCTTTGCGCTGCCTGTTTAGACCCAGCCACAGATAAATCTCTATCTTGGACTGCACTGTCCAGCCAGCAGGCCCAAAGCCTTTCTTTCCAGGgatctaaataaatacaataaaatcatgacaaaactgttttgttaCAGATGATGAAAGGGATTTGATCAATTTTACTTTACAATGTTGGATGTAAACTCACCCTGAGAAAGATTGTCTTGACTTTGCCGCACTCCTTCCCCCTTTCCTCCTCTATAGTTGAGTAAAGGATGTCCTTGGAGGGCACGCGTGCATAAGCAATGCGCTTCCCGTTACTTATCATCCATATGAAAACATCAGGAACGCTGTGCTGAGGCTACAAGAGGAAGAATGTTCATATAAAACATGATCAGACCACAATGAAACAGTCatgtacaacaaacaacacaatttgtGAGTGCGAGGCAAATATGATATTGCAGATCTTACTTCATCAGCCAGGAAGCGCAGCTTTGTGAGGAAGTTCTGAGCCAGCTTGATCTTATCTCTCACTGTGCTTTTCTTCACCTGGGACCTCATGGCCTTCGCTTGCTGGCCAATGGACTCCTACAACCAGAGACAGGCCATCGTTCAGCAAGAAAGTACAATATATACAATCAGCAACTGTGAGAAAGGATCACTCCTCGTGATTCTTTTTTCCACGTACCACTTCTGACATGCACAGCTTCAGTCTCTCCCTGTCAAGTTTGGTTTTACCGGACTGGTTCTGGTCCTTGTTTGCCAGCGCAAGAAACTGACTGAAAGAAGAAGAGCTCACTCAGTTCTACAATCTTTATTAATCCATTATAGTGCATGATGAACAAATaatgttattacaatatttggtaaatgatgaagatgaagtacCTGCATCCGTGGCTGAGTTCCTCCAGGACACCTCTCAGTCTGCGCTCAGGATAGGACTTTTCTGTCTTAATGACTTCCTGCACATCGTTTagtccctcctcctgcagaaacAATGAAAGATGtaagtttgtgtgcatgtgtgtgggtgtgtatgtgtgtgtgtgcgtgtgacttACCAATTTATATGCAATGTTGTCTATGATGTTGGCATTGTACAGCCTCCTTCTCTGATCCTGCCACCAACTCTTGATGTAGATACACGGCTTCCTCTCAAAGTACGGCAAGTGGAAGTAGTTTCTGTCAATTAGAATGAGTGATGGCAGCGTAAATAAAAAAGCTCTCGGGTTAAATGTGGCACACAAACGCCGACTTTAGTGAAAAGGAATTAATCTTAAGAGAAAAGCTTTATTCACAAAAAAGAATATTTCAAACTATTCAACTTCTTTAAAGAGTTGTTACTATCTAATACTAAAAAACGTAAATACAACCCATGCTTTTTGCCTGCCTTTGTTTATTCATAAAGTagtctgttgttgtttgcatTGTCCAACTATTAGAATGAAATTCTTGCCCTGACCGATCAGTGATGACAGGCTTCATGGGCGGTGTAGTTGCCACTGATGTCAGGTCTCCGTCATCGTCCACCTCCTCGTCGCTGGAGTTGTGAATCAGTTcagtttcttcttcatctccgtCGCCTCCACTTCTCTTCCCCTTGGTTTTTGTCTGGACAATCCCATCCATCTCGTTGCCGTAGTAACCTTGCAAACAGCAACGATAGTAGATTATAAAACGGGCCTCGCTTATAGAACATCTTAAAATAATGAGCAGATTTATTATGGCCCATGAATTAACATGAAGCACAGTAACAATAGTTACATCAGAATACTATGTTAAACCTGCACAATTTCtgcaaaaaataaactaaacagaACAAGGTTGTTTAAAATACGAGAAGGTAATGGACAATACCTATGGTGACCTCAAAGTTGATGGGCTTATCTCCAATCTTTCTATCGATCATTGTTGCCTCGAGGAACGATCCGAAGAGGAAAAATTCCTCGACCTTCCCAGTTGCGGTCTGTGAAATAAAGAAGCAGGTGTGAGTGTCTGAATGAGGGTAAACACTGTCCCACCTTTTCTTAATTTAggaaccaaacaaaacaattgatTTCAACCCATTTTAATAGATGACACCACGTCCTTATGGTCGTGTAATACAAGCTGATGGACAGTGAAATGAATCCCTGATGACCTGTGGATACGCTCCCACTGTCCTCAATTGAATCTGCTGCGTGACTCACATTGTCCCCAAACAAAAAGAAGCCACATTAACTCAAACAGCGTGTTAATAATGCACCAGGTGGGCTAAATAAAGACAATGAATAATTCACATTAGCCGCAGCACAATGACCCCGGAAACAATTGGATTCCTCTGCATGGCCGCTCATCCAGGCAGGGACCCACCTCTGAGATGTTGGGCACTCCCTCCACCTGCGCATCTGTGGAGCTGGCCACCTCAGGGGAGGAGGGGTCCAGGATCTCCACACCCAGGCTGATGAGCAGACGGGCTCTGAAGGACACCCCCTCTCCGAGTCCTTCGTTCAACTCCTGGTATTCGTCCATCAGGCTGTAGGTCCGAGTGGAGCCGTACATGTTGACCCAGGCAGGCCCCAGTGTGGGAAGGAAGCCTTTGAGATATAGAATAGATAGAATTTGCATTTCATCATTTGCTGAGCAGATCTGATAACACAGTCATGAGTGTATACAATTTTCTTAATCTCATTCCAAATCAAATCTTCCAAATTTACACGATTCAAATAATTAATTCCTAAAAGGCCCAATAATAAATCACCTTTGTCCCCGTCATTGGAAATCTTCCGCAAGTCCAGGAAGTGTGTTCCTATAGCAACATCATTCACTTTATCAGAGTCGCGGAGCTGGATCTTTATGCGCTTGCACAGCGGTGGAAACATCTCAGTGAACACTATTTGCTCGTTCCAGATGGGCTCGTAGCAGCTCTTCTGAACTGATGTTTTCCCCTGTGATCACATATTACAGTTATTGTCTGCATGTCACAAAAATAAGAGGCAGATTTCTCTGTCACGTACCTTCTGCCCAGCAAACAGTACTTGAACATAAGGATCGACCAGGTCCTTATTTTCTCCGATGAAGGCCTTCTTAACATTGGCCATGATGCTGGTGTTCATTCTTGGGAGTCCCTCGGCTCTGTAGATCTTCAGGTAATAGCGAGCCCACTGTCGCTCTGCGGGTACCCCCTCAGGTAATAAGAGATTTCTAtaacagaaacaggaaataatgatAACAAATAAGACAACTGACACATGTTACAAGGTACTTTGTGAAGCTGAGAAAGATACTACattaaaggtacagtgtgtagaatttagtgacatctagtgcTGAAGTTGCATGtcgcagctgaatacccctcagcTCCCCCTCCCTTTCccaacatgaaagagaacctgtggtagcctttcattgtcataaaaactcaaaagttgtttagtttgtccagtttgggctactgtaaaaaatatggCAGCCgccgtagagaggacccgctcccagtataaatatgaagtatttaaatataaagggccgATTCTAGGGTAatttatacaatttagatgaatcacactagtaaaaacatcactataTCACaccctttcacctgaatcttacacactggacctttaagctTTAGAGCTGGCAGTCAAATCAATGATCAGAACAGAGTAAATC
The sequence above is drawn from the Hippoglossus hippoglossus isolate fHipHip1 chromosome 22, fHipHip1.pri, whole genome shotgun sequence genome and encodes:
- the LOC117756445 gene encoding otoferlin-like, producing the protein MKRSKHRGHKEDRNGDEPAILETENLDRQGMFMGGGQDLDTISVASVTAVTTNVSNKRSKPDIKMEPSSGRPVDYQVSVTVIEARQLIGLNMDPMVCVEIGEDKKYTSMKESTNCPYYNEYFVFDFHVPPDVMFDKILKVSVIHSKNLLRSGTLVGMFKLDVGTIYTQPEHQFNHKWALLSDPDDITAGCKGYVKCDVAVVAKGDTIKTPHKAKESDEDDIEGNLLLPEGVPAERQWARYYLKIYRAEGLPRMNTSIMANVKKAFIGENKDLVDPYVQVLFAGQKGKTSVQKSCYEPIWNEQIVFTEMFPPLCKRIKIQLRDSDKVNDVAIGTHFLDLRKISNDGDKGFLPTLGPAWVNMYGSTRTYSLMDEYQELNEGLGEGVSFRARLLISLGVEILDPSSPEVASSTDAQVEGVPNISETATGKVEEFFLFGSFLEATMIDRKIGDKPINFEVTIGYYGNEMDGIVQTKTKGKRSGGDGDEEETELIHNSSDEEVDDDGDLTSVATTPPMKPVITDRNYFHLPYFERKPCIYIKSWWQDQRRRLYNANIIDNIAYKLEEGLNDVQEVIKTEKSYPERRLRGVLEELSHGCSQFLALANKDQNQSGKTKLDRERLKLCMSEVESIGQQAKAMRSQVKKSTVRDKIKLAQNFLTKLRFLADEPQHSVPDVFIWMISNGKRIAYARVPSKDILYSTIEEERGKECGKVKTIFLRIPGKKGFGPAGWTVQSKIEIYLWLGLNRQRKDYLSGLPNGFEENKLSKGPGMPCSPPISLTYMMKQIFQLRVHMYQARSLFAADSTGLSDPFARVFFSTQSQVTEVLPETLCPTWDQLLVFENVELFGEANELRDDPPIIVIEIYDQDTVGKADFMGRTFAKPVVKMADEHYGPPRFPPQLEYYQIYRGNCTAGEMLAAFELLQLGPNGKADLPPIEGPTDIDRGPLLPVPLGIRPVLSKYRIEVLFWGLRDLKRVNLAQVDRPRVDIECAGKGVQSALIPNYKKNPNFSTLVKWFEVDLPENELLHPPLNIRVVDCRAFGRYTLVGSNAVTSLRKFIYRATDKQANNWSSNTTEEIIVVGMESEPAFKKMDTVVKLDSCSDAVVKVEDDDKDGKGKKKKRKKGEEAEEEELDESMLDWWSKYFASIETLMEALKAQEAALSDSEDKDDVDITDAGDIKPEDSPVKGTKRGKGKKKKMTFDPFEKKKPKLDELKVYPKELESEFDNFEDWLHSFNLFRGKGGDEDDQNVTDEDRIVGKFKGSLCMYKVSDDLSRDVNFDPNMGMFQNIPHNDPINVLVRIYVIRATDLHPADINGKADPYIAIKLGKTEIKDKENYISKQLNPLFGKSFDVEATFPMDSTLTVSIYDWDLVGTDDLIGETKLDLENRFYSKHRATCGITSNYAIHGYNVWRDPLKPTHILAKLCKEGKLDGPHYGPGGRVKVDNRVFMAQTEIEDENGLKKQTDEHLALTVLKHWEDMPRAGCKLTPEHVETRPLLHPDKPGIEQGRIEMWVDMFPKDMTAPGPALDISPRKPKKFELRVIIWNTDEVVLEDDDIFTGEKSSDIFVRGWLKGQQEDKQDTDVHYHSITGEGNFNWRFVYPFDYLMAEEKIVISKKESMFAWDETEYKIPARLNLQVWDADHFSADDFLGAIELDLNRFPRGAKTPKQCTIEMVTNEGEMPCVSIFKQKRIKGWWPFVARNEDDEFELTGKVEAELHLLTGEEAEKSPVGEGRNEPEPLEKPNRPDIALLWFLIPFKAAKNLVCNQYRWLTIKIVTALLLLAILGLFLYNMPGYMVKKMLGA